Proteins from a genomic interval of Oncorhynchus nerka isolate Pitt River linkage group LG13, Oner_Uvic_2.0, whole genome shotgun sequence:
- the kat6a gene encoding LOW QUALITY PROTEIN: histone acetyltransferase KAT6A (The sequence of the model RefSeq protein was modified relative to this genomic sequence to represent the inferred CDS: inserted 1 base in 1 codon) has protein sequence MVKLANPMYTTWILEAIKKVKKQKQRPSEERICNAVSMSHGLDRKTILEQLELSVKDGTILKVSNKGLNSYKDPENPGRLAFPKPRLGSSGGGGGHHGHVGHGGSHHRSGKKPGLDWNKLIKRSLEGLHEPGGSTLKSVERFLKCQGDVAAYLSGSGSMGPGLFHQQLRVALKRACAHGRVAKNGPLFHLISRSSQLDGTGTVALDSLPPVRLLPHEKDKPVAEPIPICSFCLGTTESNRDKKPEELISCADCGNSGHPSCLKFSPELTVRVKALWWQCIECKTCSNCQDQGKNAENMLFCDSCDRGFHMECCDPPLMRMPKGMWICQICQPRKKGRKLLHEKAAQIKRRYNAPLGRPKNRPARPFKKLRGPGGRGRRKGGRRSQGSSSPHSSSSSSCEGYPGDDRLLFSLREDSSEQGGLRFNKKTKGLIDALTKFFTPSPDGRKAQHEVDYSQQYRIRKKAIRKDEGDDRTGEEDNQDSSDWREDEDKLPGNENLTEKDVELFRHIQELALQKVGVTGPPDPQMRCPSVIEFGKFEIQTWYSSPYPQEFSRLPKLYLCEFCLRYVKSRSILFQHMRKCAWFHPPANEIYRKDGVSVFEVDGNMSTIYCQNLCLLAKLFLDHKTLYYDVEPFLFYVLTQNDSKGCHLVGYFSKEKHCQQKYNVSCIMILPQYQRKGYGRFLIDFSYLLSKQEGQPGSPEKPLSDLGRLSYMAYWRSVVLECLHEVRDRQLTIRRLSKITGICPQDITATLHHLNMLEQRGERLVLVRKEKLVSSHMACLTARPRLLEVDPDCLRWTPVIVTNTVVSEGEEEEEEEEGEDTCKEIKPSHKVSPLPWLVRGEEEEEEEEMIKCFPGFPTSQSSPASSPVRCPPPVPDHRSPPPANGERRGRGRPPKNWPWGKVKDGPRTERRPGPGRPPKIRLEVQDFDEEEDRAEGTKISSTSGSSPPSLFSLDRQLADSTGTFRPLEMLGRHPAVPPPRSRGRPPGKKRCPKRRLSEGPGETLPQLPLVPRLSDPPPVRRSCFSESSEEEEEEDEDDDDDEERGTHSPPILTKPTLGLKCKKPLRKRRMRQRSHSHAHSSVVTETISETTEVLDEPFVDSDSERPMPRLEEESPLGHPLRCYPPARSALRHTETPPKRAQRANLTESEEDEPTPVLKPASFLRNPEPTVSAETPVANPETPVKKKKGWPKGKPRKPRKPLHWKKRPGSPPGSGAKPNAGDTSLTNSGDPPPPKIKMKPGRKPQSWYLQRAQEEAERQEAERQRLSLGGLQQLDKPLQQLEDRACKRASRATATDNDKHKDSDEEDDYLPKPVEQRIPKRRGRPPKNPALRQQPVPKQPTVSEPEEEEETARGWVEDKLSHPPSRSLLSPSSTGGPRAPQPSRPDMDRVMADRDEEDEEREDEECATLGTSSRRTAATPGSGSRRSDDHDADDEGDGHLEDKSNSKKRKSQDSEEEEDEDDEEEPTSPACSPPVKEEPQGGEGFLDMQGSVQARDSYVSKQEEDEEEDEEAEELQEVKCRPLDTAQDERRRREAEESAAAAAAVETVTAISVPSEPLELQLLHPEDKTVTLLMEPQHPHQHPDSFKEELSHHHGSHHGQHHHSNELDLETVQAVQSLTQGEAQDEEPESHGVSHGAYQDCEETLAACRTLQSYSHAGEAEEETTHLALVEECGTSQHSSPLPHTNPPMPPLPSQSVRTINSPAGMMESGLGQQRGGTPGPTGGTGATGGGYTQITPEHPSSLSGPSQQNMETSPMMDVPSVSDHSQQVVDSGFSDLGSIESTTENYDNPSSYDSTMGGGGNGGGNSGSNHAAVAVAASSSSSTGSSSSSSVTPSSQGSSCSFVPAPCLTSSSGAVTSQLAMASCSLIQQTGPGLNNGPGGNNGGNNSVPQPPPRPHLPTPTXGIKSPQSCVIERLPSASQQSQKKVQHQPPQQQQQQQAPHPPPSAPPTPHPPQQQQPLSQCSMGNGFGSTPMIMEIPESAAQGGGRSLYERMGQDFGAGGYPQPSATFSLAKLQQLTNTIMDPHAMPYSHSASVTSYATSVSLSNPGLAQLSPSPLPPLAQSQATMTPPPQLSSGSMNLGSLQLQCNMPSSNIGLPPPPHTQRLQGQMATVKGHISIRSKAQLAPAPSPHQQQLYGRSSGAVAMQGSPRTLAVQRGMMPNLMPTPAGYNTMNMNQLNAMSAGYRMPQPMMNSGYHGNPPYMNQPTQYPMQMQMGMMGGQGYPQQPMQPNHHGNMMYTGPTHHSYAGVPKQSPYMSR, from the exons ccTGTGGCAGAGCCCATCCCTATCTGCAGCTTCTGCCTGGGCACTACGGAGTCGAACCGAGACAAGAAGCCAGAGGAGCTCATCTCCTGTGCAGACTGTGGCAACAGCG GCCACCCGTCCTGTCTAAAGTTCTCACCAGAGCTCACTGTGCGAGTCAAAGCTCTGTGGTGGCAGTGCATCGAATGCAAGACCTGCAGCAACTGTCAAGATCAAGGCAAAAACGCA GAGAACATGTTGTTCTGTGACTCCTGTGACCGGGGGTTCCACATGGAGTGCTGTGACCCCCCACTGATGCGGATGCCAAAAG GCATGTGGATCTGTCAGATCTGTCAGCCCAGGAAAAAGGGAAGAAAGCTCTTGCATGAAAAGGCAGCACAAATCAAACGGCGCTACAACGCACCACTGGGACGACCCAAGAACAG ACCGGCCAGGCCATTCAAGAAGCTGCGAGGGCCGGGTGGGCGTGGCAGGCGGAAGGGGGGGCGTCGCTCGCAGGGCTCCTCCTCACCACACTCGTCGTCTAGCTCGTCCTGCGAGGGTTATCCTGGCGACGACCGGCTGCTGTTCTCCCTACGAGAGGACTCGTCGGAGCAGGGAGGCCTTCGCTTTAACAAGAAGACCAAGGGCCTGATTGACGCACTCACAAAGTTCTTCACGCCCTCGCCCGACGGACGCAAGGCCCAGCACGAGGTGGACTACTCCCAGCAATACCGCATCCGCAAGAAGGCCATACGCAAGGACGAGGGGGACGACAGGACAGGTGAGGAGG ACAATCAGGACAGTAGTGACTGGCGTGAGGATGAGGACAAGCTACCAGGAAACGAGAACCTGACAGAGAAAGACGTGGAACTCTTCAGACACATCCAGGAGCTGGCGCTACAG AAAGTGGGGGTGACCGGCCCTCCAGATCCCCAAATGCGTTGCCCGTCTGTCATCGAGTTTGGCAAGTTTGAGATCCAGACTTGGTACTCCTCTCCGTATCCACAAGAGTTCAGCAG ACTGCCTAAGCTCTACCTGTGTGAGTTCTGCCTGCGTTACGTGAAGAGTCGCAGCATCCTCTTCCAGCACATGAGGAAGTGTGCCTGGTTCCACCCTCCAGCCAATGAGATCTACAGGAAGGATGGTGTCTCCGTGTTCGAg GTGGATGGGAACATGAGTACAATCTACTGTCAGAACCTGTGTCTGTTGGCCAAGCTGTTCCTGGATCACAAGACGCTGTACTACGACGTGGAGCCCTTCCTCTTCTACGTTCTAACACAGAATGACAGCAAGGGCTGCCACCTGGTGGGCTACTTTTCTAAG gaGAAGCATTGTCAACAGAAGTACAACGTGTCCTGCATCATGATTCTTCCCCAGTACCAGCGCAAAGGCTACGGTCGCTTCCTCATCGACTTCA GCTACCTGCTGTCCAAGCAGGAGGGCCAGCCCGGCTCCCCAGAGAAGCCCCTGTCAGACCTGGGTCGTCTGTCATACATGGCCTACTGGCGCAGCGTGGTGCTGGAGTGTCTCCATGAGGTCCGCGACCGCCAGCTCACCATCCGACGCCTCAGCAAGATCACTGGCATCTGCCCCCAGGATATCACTGCCACGCTGCACCACCTCAACATGCTGGAGCAGAGAGGGGAGCG GCTAGTCCTGGTGCGTAAGGAGAAGCTGGTGTCCAGCCACATGGCTTGTCTCACCGCCAGGCCCCGGCTGCTAGAGGTGGACCCAGACTGTCTCCGCTGGACCCCCGTCATCGTCACCAACACTGTGGTTTCAGAgggcgaagaggaggaggaggaggaggaaggagaggatacCTGCAAGGAG ATCAAGCCTAGCCACAAAGTGTCTCCACTCCCCTGGCTCGTccgaggagaagaggaagaggaggaggaggagatgataaAGTGCTTCCCGGGGTTCCCCACCAGCCAAAGCTCTCCGGCCTCCTCCCCAGTCCGCTGTCCCCCGCCCGTCCCCGACCACCGGTCCCCTCCCCCCGCCAACGGAGAGCGCAGGGGCAGGGGCCGCCCACCCAAGAACTGGCCCTGGGGCAAGGTGAAGGATGGGCCGCGGACTGAGAGGAGGCCGGGACCGGGACGACCTCCAAAGATACGGTTGGAGGTGCAGGATTTcgatgaggaggaggacagggctgAGGGCACTAAAATCAGCTCCACCTCTGGCAGCAGCCCACCCTCCCTGTTCTCtttagacagacagctggctGATTCTACAGGTACCTTCAGGCCCCTAGAGATGCTTGGCAGGCACCCTGCTGTCCCTCCCCCACGCAGCAGAGGGCGCCCTCCCGGGAAGAAGAGGTGCCCCAAGCGCAGGCTGAGTGAGGGTCCCGGAGAAACCTTGCCCCAGCTGCCCCTGGTGCCCAGGCTCAGCGACCCGCCTCCAGTCAGACGGAGCTGCTTCAGTGAAAGCagcgaggaagaggaggaggaggatgaagatgatgatgacgACGAGGAGAGGGGGACTCACTCCCCACCCATCCTCACAAAGCCCACCCTGGGGCTCAAGTGCAAG AAGCCGTTGAGGAAGAGGCGCATGCGTCAGCGCAGCCACAGCCACGCGCACAGCAGTGTGGTGACAGAGACAATCTCTGAAACCACCGAGGTGCTGGACGAGCCCTTCGTAGACTCTGACTCTGAGAGGCCCATGCCCCGGCTGGAGGAGGAGAGCCCCCTGGGACACCCCCTGAGGTGTTACCCCCCGGCCCGCTCCGCCCtacgacacacagagacaccgcCCAAGAGAGCCCAACGAGCCAACCTCACAGAgtcagaggaggatg AACCCACTCCTGTTCTGAAGCCAGCGTCCTTCCTACGGAACCCAGAGCCCACGGTCTCAGCAGAGACCCCGGTGGCCAACCCAGAGACCCCCGTCAAGAAGAAGAAAGGCTGGCCCAAGGGCAAGCCCCGTAAGCCCCGTAAGCCCCTGCACTGGAAGAAACGGCCGGGCAGCCCCCCTGGCAGTGGGGCAAAGCCGAATGCAGGGGACACTAGCCTGACCAACTCAGGGGACCCTCCACCCCCCAAGATCAAGATGAAGCCGGGCCGCAAGCCCCAGAGCTGGTACCTACAGCGGGcccaggaggaggcagagaggcaggaggcagagagacagaggctgagTCTGGGAGGGTTGCAGCAGCTAGACAAGCCCCTCCAGCAGCTAGAGGACCGAGCATGCAAGAGGGCCTCCAGAGCCACAGCTACCGACAACGACAAACACAAAGACTCTGATGAAGAGGATGACTACCTCCCCAAGCCCGTGGAGCAGAGAATCCCCAAGAGGCGGGGGAGACCACCCAAAAACCCTGCCCTGCGACAACAACCAGTCCCAAAGCAGCCCACTGTCTCAGAgccagaagaggaggaggagacagcgaGGGGCTGGGTAGAGGACAAGCTCAGCCATCCACCGTCCCGTTCCCTGCTCTCTCCGTCCTCTACCGGAGGCCCCAGGGCTCCCCAGCCCAGTAGACCAGACATGGACAGAGTCATGGCCGACAGggatgaggaagatgaggagagggaggatgaagaGTGTGCCACCCTGGGCACCAGCAGCAGAAGGACTGCGGCCACGCCGGGCTCAGGCAGCAGACGCAGTGACGACCACGATGCAGACGATGAAGGAGACGGACACCTGGAGGACAAGAGCAACAGCAAAAAGCGGAAGAGCCAGGActctgaggaggaagaggatgaagacGATGAGGAAGAACCTACCTCCCCTGCCTGCTCTCCTCCCGTCAAAGAAGAACCCCAGGGCGGGGAAGGTTTTTTAGACATGCAGGGCAGTGTGCAGGCCAGAGACTCCTACGTCAGCAAGCAGGAGGAGGACgaagaggaggacgaagaggCGGAGGAGCTGCAGGAGGTGAAGTGCCGGCCTCTGGACACGGCACAGGACGAGAGAAGGCGGCGGGAGGCAGAGGAGTCAGCAGCAGCGGCCGCGGCGGTGGAAACGGTGACGGCCATCTCAGTCCCCTCTGAGCCCCTGGAGCTGCAGCTGCTGCACCCTGAGGACAAGACTGTCACGCTGCTGATGGAGCCCCAGCACCCTCACCAGCACCCCGACTCCTTCAAGGAGGAGCTGAGCCACCACCACGGGTCCCACCATGGTCAGCACCACCACAGCAACGAGCTGGACCTGGAGACGGTGCAGGCGGTCCAGTCTCTGACCCAGGGAGAGGCCCAGGACGAGGAGCCAGAGAGCCACGGGGTCTCCCACGGAGCCTACCAGGACTGTGAAGAGACGCTGGCCGCCTGCCGCACCCTACAGAGCTACAGCCATGCCGGGGAGGCCGAGGAGGAGACTACCCACCTTGCCCTGGTGGAGGAGTGTGGAACCTCCCAGCACAGCAGCCCCCTTCCCCACACTAACCCCCCCATGCCCCCCTTACCCAGCCAGTCAGTCCGCACCATCAACAGCCCAGCAGGCATGATGGAATCTGGGCTGGGGCAGCAAAGAGGGGGCACACCAGGCCCTACTGGGGGAACAGGGGCAACGGGAGGAGGGTACACCCAGATCACTCCTGAGCACCCCAGTTCCTTGTCGGGCCCATCCCAGCAGAACATGGAGACCAGTCCCATGATGGACGTTCCGTCGGTGTCTGACCACTCCCAGCAGGTGGTGGACAGTGGCTTCAGCGACCTGGGCAGCATCGAGAGCACCACAGAGAACTACGACAATCCCAGCAGCTACGACTCCACCATGGGCGGCGGGGGCAACGGGGGAGGGAACAGCGGCAGTAACCATGCGGCGGTGGCTGTGGCTGCCTCTTCCTCGTCATCGACGGGCTCCTCTTCCTCCAGCTCGGTCACACCCTCCTCACAGGGCAGCAGCTGCTCCTTTGTCCCGGCGCCCTGTCTCACGTCTTCCAGCGGCGCAGTGACATCACAGCTCGCCATGGCCAGCTGCAGTCTCATCCAACAAACTGGACCAGGGCTCAATAATGGGCCGGGAGGCAACAATGGTGGCAACAACAGCGTGCCCCAGCCGCCACCCCGTCCCCATCTGCCAACACCCA AAGGCATCAAGTCCCCTCAGAGCTGTGTGATTGAGAGGCTGCCCAGCGCCAGCCAGCAGTCCCAGAAAAAGGTGCAGCATCAGCCccctcagcagcagcagcagcagcaggctccCCACCCCCCGCCCTCGGCCCCTCCAACCCCCCACCCGCCCCAGCAGCAGCAACCTCTGTCCCAGTGCAGTATGGGGAACGGCTTTGGCTCCACGCCTATGATCATGGAGATCCCTGAGAGTGCCGCCCAGGGAGGGGGCCGCAGCCTGTATGAGCGGATGGGCCAGGACTTTGGTGCAGGGGGTTACCCCCAGCCCTCGGCCACGTTCAGCCTGGCTAAGCTGCAGCAGCTCACCAACACCATCATGGACCCCCACGCCATGCCCTACTCTCACTCGGCCTCTGTCACATCTTACGCCACCAGTGTTTCTCTGTCTAACCCCGGGCTGGCCCagctctccccctccccactccctcccttaGCCCAGAGCCAGGCCACCATGACCCCCCCTCCCCAACTGAGCTCTGGCTCCATGAACCTGGGCTCCCTGCAGCTGCAGTGCAACATGCCCTCCAGCAACATCGGCCTGCCTCCCCCGCCCCACACCCAGCGGCTGCAGGGCCAAATGGCCACGGTGAAGGGCCACATCTCCATCCGCTCCAAGGCCCAGCTGGCCCCCGCTCCCTCCCCGCACCAGCAGCAACTGTACGGACGCAGCTCTGGGGCCGTGGCCATGCAGGGCTCGCCCCGCACCCTGGCTGTGCAGCGTGGCATGATGCCCAACCTAATGCCCACGCCGGCTGGCTACAACACCATGAACATGAACCAGCTGAACGCCATGTCGGCAGGCTACCGCATGCCACAGCCCATGATGAACAGTGGTTACCATGGGAACCCCCCTTACATGAACCAGCCCACCCAGTACCCCATGCAGATGCAGATGGGCATGATGGGGGGACAGGGGTACCCACAGCAGCCTATGCAGCCCAATCACCACGGCAACATGATGTACACGGGCCCCACCCACCACAGCTACGCCGGCGTCCCCAAACAGTCGCCTTACATGAGCAGATGA